From one Lysinibacillus sp. G4S2 genomic stretch:
- the comX gene encoding competence pheromone ComX, whose translation MMHVIQYLEQNPSLVALVKDQKASLIGISSVEQKAILDAFNGVIDLESEIWK comes from the coding sequence ATGATGCATGTCATTCAGTACCTAGAACAAAACCCAAGCCTAGTTGCACTAGTAAAAGACCAAAAAGCCTCGTTGATTGGAATTTCGTCTGTAGAGCAAAAAGCAATTTTAGATGCATTTAATGGTGTAATAGATTTAGAAAGTGAAATTTGGAAATAA
- a CDS encoding polyprenyl synthetase family protein — protein sequence MKGLDERINESLDILIENEALIGHELRSMLKSFKEEKSVLGYSFGKLCYCHYEAFTDCLDEDIYKVAAAIELLILSFDIIDDLQDKDSDYSWSTTPELSFNVALAMLVMASRTIRETSFEHKNIAVQILEDYALRSINGQQLDLLNICRDDQSYIQMIDQKSGSLTAMSCLIGEVLAKGEISHEVEEYGKYIGIIQQIKNDIQSLKTWGPKNDLLNKRYSLPIIYLLAQKNDVSNAVTNYYNNDKADFLDNNATENMLTNGGAIRYAITVKNVYKFKALNKLEDVAISELGKDYLKKLMK from the coding sequence GATAGGTCATGAACTACGATCAATGCTGAAAAGCTTTAAGGAAGAAAAAAGCGTTTTAGGTTATTCATTTGGCAAGCTTTGTTACTGTCATTATGAAGCATTTACAGATTGTTTGGACGAGGACATTTATAAAGTAGCCGCGGCTATTGAACTTTTAATTTTGTCCTTTGATATTATCGATGACCTGCAGGATAAGGATTCAGATTACAGTTGGAGTACAACACCTGAATTATCATTTAATGTTGCTTTAGCTATGCTAGTAATGGCTTCTAGAACTATACGTGAGACCTCCTTTGAACACAAAAACATTGCTGTTCAAATATTAGAGGATTATGCGTTACGGAGTATAAACGGACAGCAGCTAGATTTACTCAATATTTGTAGAGATGATCAATCCTATATACAAATGATTGACCAAAAATCTGGCTCTTTAACAGCAATGAGTTGCTTAATTGGGGAAGTGCTTGCAAAAGGGGAAATATCTCATGAAGTTGAGGAGTATGGGAAATATATAGGGATTATCCAACAAATTAAAAACGATATTCAAAGTTTAAAAACTTGGGGACCTAAAAATGACTTGCTAAACAAAAGATACTCATTGCCTATAATTTATCTTTTAGCACAGAAAAATGATGTTTCAAATGCAGTCACAAACTATTATAATAATGACAAAGCTGACTTTTTGGATAATAATGCTACTGAAAACATGTTGACAAATGGTGGTGCAATACGATATGCAATTACTGTTAAAAATGTCTATAAGTTTAAAGCATTAAATAAACTTGAAGATGTGGCTATAAGCGAATTAGGTAAAGACTACCTAAAAAAACTAATGAAATGA